From a single Rutidosis leptorrhynchoides isolate AG116_Rl617_1_P2 chromosome 5, CSIRO_AGI_Rlap_v1, whole genome shotgun sequence genomic region:
- the LOC139847413 gene encoding uncharacterized protein has product MTLGIVPYPVMVYLRLLVLGDVLIIIRCLVVQRRTRWCKTLPRKVNVFIWRVAFNRLPTRINISSRGMDIERIGCVLCLYQVESSSHILFLCEVAIEIWRRVRLWVDIQWLRFSDWSEWIVWFDDWHVTSDKKMRLFAIVAATTWILWKYRNTVLFASHMLKKQELFDSICMFSFNWVTDRGKLNISWSEWFSKPL; this is encoded by the coding sequence ATGACTCTTGGCATTGTTCCTTATCCAGTAATGGTGTATTTGAGGTTGCTAGTACTAGGCGATGTATTGATCATCATTCGTTGCCTAGTGGTACAGAGAAGAACCAGATGGTGTAAGACATTGCCCCGAAAGGTGAACGTTTTTATATGGAGAGTGGCTTTCAATAGGCTCCCGACTCGTATTAATATTTCGTCTCGTGGTATGGATATTGAACGAATCGGTTGTGTGCTATGCCTGTATCAGGTTGAATCTTCTTCGCATATCTTGTTCCTTTGTGAAGTCGCTATTGAGATTTGGAGAAGGGTTAGACTTTGGGTGGATATTCAATGGCTAAGATTCTCCGATTGGTCCGAATGGATAGTGTGGTTCGATGATTGGCACGTGACGTCGGATAAGAAGATGCGATTGTTTGCTATTGTAGCAGCTACTACATGGATATTGTGGAAGTATCGGAACACGGTTCTTTTTGCCTCTCATATGTTGAAGAAACAAGAGTTATTTGATTCAATTTGTATGTTTTCGTTTAATTGGGTTACTGATAGAGGAAAACTCAATATTAGTTGGTCGGAGTGGTTTTCAAAGCCATTGTAA
- the LOC139850633 gene encoding uncharacterized protein — protein MKRREVKGAPSTDLLVCFPTRSHLTLMPKMICSPSRTSSKSDGGLWSRGNQIGPSEPTSPKVTCAGQIKVRSKSRSCKNWQSVMEQIERIHDRHNNNKHGKKPIWGETIGFKKESMQFLASLRSFKFDLGCFGAFPNANVTSDDEEDDVNHVEKLMRFGGYNDHDHGHDEDHDEGGSSRSAFSKWFTVLEQNQDQDCSLLEKEDIGKLKFDDEADQSPCVPPSNALLLMRSRSAPVQRLLEDEEGDNDDDDDDDDDDVDVNDDSDDNNYQHGDGKKSENLMELMKYEGDFYKLSCDIVKETWVVGGTYHNTCSRSQSSKRCSTECLEEVKACLRS, from the coding sequence ATGAAAAGAAGGGAAGTAAAAGGAGCTCCTTCAACAGATCTTTTGGTATGTTTTCCCACAAGATCACATCTTACCTTAATGCCGAAAATGATTTGCAGCCCATCAAGAACCTCATCCAAAAGTGATGGTGGTTTATGGTCTAGAGGAAATCAAATTGGACCATCAGAGCCCACATCTCCAAAAGTGACATGTGCCGGACAGATCAAGGTTCGATCCAAGTCTAGATCATGCAAGAATTGGCAATCTGTTATGGAACAAATTGAGAGGATTCATGATAGACATAACAACAACAAACATGGAAAGAAGCCTATTTGGGGTGAAACAATAGGGTTTAAGAAAGAATCTATGCAATTCTTGGCATCTTTAAGGAGTTTTAAGTTTGATTTGGGATGTTTTGGTGCATTTCCAAATGCCAATGTTACttcagatgatgaagaagatgatgttaaTCATGTCGAAAAACTAATGAGGTTTGGTGGGTATAATGATCATGATCATGGGCATGATGAGGATCATGATGAAGGGGGGTCATCAAGAAGTGCATTTTCAAAGTGGTTTACAGTTTTGGAGCAGAATCAAGATCAAGATTGTAGTTTACTTGAAAAAGAAGATATTGGTAAACTTAAATTTGATGATGAAGCTGATCAAAGTCCATGTGTGCCACCATCAAATGCACTTTTGCTGATGAGGTCTCGTTCTGCGCCAGTGCAAAGGTTATTAGAGGACGAAGAaggtgataacgatgatgatgatgatgatgatgatgatgatgttgatgttaATGATGATAGTGATGATAATAACTATCAACATGGTGATGGAAAGAAAAGTGAAAATTTGATGGAGTTGATGAAATATGAGGGTGATTTTTACAAACTTTCATGTGATATTGTAAAAGAAACATGGGTTGTTGGTGGAACTTACCATAATACATGTTCAAGATCTCAAAGTTCAAAACGATGTTCTACTGAATGTCTTGAAGAAGTAAAAGCTTGTTTACGATCATGA